The following proteins come from a genomic window of Chiroxiphia lanceolata isolate bChiLan1 chromosome 16, bChiLan1.pri, whole genome shotgun sequence:
- the DHRS7B gene encoding dehydrogenase/reductase SDR family member 7B isoform X1 yields the protein MVTAAEARKTVQKGRFMDFTSTVIIPLLFGSLGIFGLFRFLQWMRMRAYLQEAVVVITGATSGLGKECAKAFHAAGSKVVLCGRDSEKLKELVQELSAVKNHQKKTHKPHTVVFDLSDTKAVLKGAEEILKHLGHVDILINNAGISFRGTIVDTGLDVDKKVMETNYFGPVALTKALLPSMIKRRQGHIVAISSVQGKISIPFRSAYAASKHATQAFFDCLRAEVEQYDIDVTVVSPGYIQTNLSLNAITADGSRYGVMDKTTAQGQTAAEVAQVVLNAVGQRKKEVLVAGLTPFLAVYLRNLCPRVFFTLMASRAKKERKAKDS from the exons GAAAACTGTTCAGAAAGGAAGGTTCATGGATTTCACAAGCACAGTCATCATCCCGCTGCTTTTTGGCAGCCTGGGGATCTTCGGCCTTTTCCGGTTCCTGCAGTGGATGCGGATGCGAGCGTACCTGCAGGAGGCAGTGGTGGTGATCACAGGGGCCACCTCTGGCCTGGGAAAAG AATGTGCCAAAGCTTTCCATGCAGCTGGCTCCAAGGTGGTGCTGTGTGGCAGAGACAGTGAGAAGCTCAAGGAGCTGGTGCAGGAGCTTTCTGCTGTGAAGAATCACCAGAAGAAG ACACACAAACCCCACACTGTGGTATTTGACCTCTCGGACACCAAAGCTGTGCTAAAGGGTGCTGAGGAGATCCTGAAGCACTTGGGTCACGTGGACATACTGATCAACAATGCAGGCATCAGCTTCCGAGGCACAATCGTGGACACGGGACTGGATGTGGATAAGAAAGTGatggaaacaaattattttggaCCTGTAGCCCTCACCAAAG CACTTCTCCCCTCCATGATCAAGAGGAGACAAGGCCACATTGTGGCCATCAGCAGCGTTCAAGGCAAAATAAGCATTCCTTTCAGATCCGCAT atGCTGCCTCTAAGCACGCTACCCAGGCCTTCTTTGACTGCCTGCGAGCAGAGGTGGAGCAGTATGACATTGATGTGACAGTTGTGAGCCCTGGATACATCCAGACAAACCTCTCTCTCAACGCTATCACAGCAGATGGATCTCGCTATGGAG TTATGGACAAGACCACGGCCCAGGGACAGACGGCGGCCGAGGTGGCTCAGGTGGTTCTCAATGCAGTGGgacagaggaagaaggaagtgCTCGTGGCTGGCCTGACTCCCTTCCTGGCTGTCTACCTGAGGAACCTCTGCCCCAGGGTCTTCTTCACCTTAATGGCATCTAGagcaaaaaaggagagaaaagcaaaggacTCTTAG
- the TMEM11 gene encoding transmembrane protein 11, mitochondrial produces the protein MAAWGRRRGGPGGTNSGGGRERVTLSSTDCYIVHEIYNGENAQDQFEYELEQALEAQYKYIVIEPTRIGDETARWITVGNCLHKTAVLAGTTCLFTPLALPVDYSHYISLPAGVLSVACCTLYGISWQFDPCCKYQVEYDAYKLSRLPLHTLTSSTPVVLVRKDDLHRKRLHNTIALAALVYCVKKIYELYAV, from the exons ATGGCGGCGTGGGGAAGGAGGCGCGGTGGCCCCGGCGGCACCAACAGCGGCGGCGGCCGGGAGAG GGTCACCTTGTCCTCCACGGACTGTTACATTGTGCACGAGATCTACAACGGGGAGAATGCTCAGGACCAGTTTGAGTATGAGCTGGAGCAGGCCCTGGAAGCGCAGTACAAGTACATCGTGATAGAGCCCACGCGCATCGGGGACGAGACGGCCCGATGGATCACCGTCGGGAACTGCCTGCACAAGACGGCCGTGCTGGCGGGCACCACCTGCCTCTTCACCCCCCTGGCACTTCCAGTAGATTATTCTCACTACATCTCCCTGCCCGCTGGAGTGCTGAGCGTGGCCTGCTGCACCCTCTACGGGATCTCGTGGCAGTTTGATCCCTGCTGCAAGTACCAAGTCGAGTACGATGCCTATAAACTCTCCCGCCTGCCCCTGCATACGCTCACCTCGTCCACCCCCGTGGTGCTGGTGAGGAAGGACGACCTGCACAGAAAGAGACTGCACAACACGATAGCACTCGCTGCCCTGGTGTACTGTGTAAAGAAGATCTATGAACTCTATGCTGTATGA
- the DHRS7B gene encoding dehydrogenase/reductase SDR family member 7B isoform X2, producing MDFTSTVIIPLLFGSLGIFGLFRFLQWMRMRAYLQEAVVVITGATSGLGKECAKAFHAAGSKVVLCGRDSEKLKELVQELSAVKNHQKKTHKPHTVVFDLSDTKAVLKGAEEILKHLGHVDILINNAGISFRGTIVDTGLDVDKKVMETNYFGPVALTKALLPSMIKRRQGHIVAISSVQGKISIPFRSAYAASKHATQAFFDCLRAEVEQYDIDVTVVSPGYIQTNLSLNAITADGSRYGVMDKTTAQGQTAAEVAQVVLNAVGQRKKEVLVAGLTPFLAVYLRNLCPRVFFTLMASRAKKERKAKDS from the exons ATGGATTTCACAAGCACAGTCATCATCCCGCTGCTTTTTGGCAGCCTGGGGATCTTCGGCCTTTTCCGGTTCCTGCAGTGGATGCGGATGCGAGCGTACCTGCAGGAGGCAGTGGTGGTGATCACAGGGGCCACCTCTGGCCTGGGAAAAG AATGTGCCAAAGCTTTCCATGCAGCTGGCTCCAAGGTGGTGCTGTGTGGCAGAGACAGTGAGAAGCTCAAGGAGCTGGTGCAGGAGCTTTCTGCTGTGAAGAATCACCAGAAGAAG ACACACAAACCCCACACTGTGGTATTTGACCTCTCGGACACCAAAGCTGTGCTAAAGGGTGCTGAGGAGATCCTGAAGCACTTGGGTCACGTGGACATACTGATCAACAATGCAGGCATCAGCTTCCGAGGCACAATCGTGGACACGGGACTGGATGTGGATAAGAAAGTGatggaaacaaattattttggaCCTGTAGCCCTCACCAAAG CACTTCTCCCCTCCATGATCAAGAGGAGACAAGGCCACATTGTGGCCATCAGCAGCGTTCAAGGCAAAATAAGCATTCCTTTCAGATCCGCAT atGCTGCCTCTAAGCACGCTACCCAGGCCTTCTTTGACTGCCTGCGAGCAGAGGTGGAGCAGTATGACATTGATGTGACAGTTGTGAGCCCTGGATACATCCAGACAAACCTCTCTCTCAACGCTATCACAGCAGATGGATCTCGCTATGGAG TTATGGACAAGACCACGGCCCAGGGACAGACGGCGGCCGAGGTGGCTCAGGTGGTTCTCAATGCAGTGGgacagaggaagaaggaagtgCTCGTGGCTGGCCTGACTCCCTTCCTGGCTGTCTACCTGAGGAACCTCTGCCCCAGGGTCTTCTTCACCTTAATGGCATCTAGagcaaaaaaggagagaaaagcaaaggacTCTTAG